Proteins encoded by one window of Gordonia jinghuaiqii:
- a CDS encoding GNAT family N-acetyltransferase → MSRLSLSRATDADWDDIINTDARAFAMRNPLPDDERVDLRGKVADDDVVLVRDTGLDGHPLVGVSMFYRMSMSLPGTGVADAAGLSWVSVASTHRRRGILRRMLTTLFEQWESEDYTFAILTASEGTIYERFGFGPACFANDISITSGQAAMRQAQPEGATVRYADADAVAEAIPDLHARWTLTTPGALTRTPAWWKPILADRRSERPLSASGLHYLLHADGYASYRIHKDTTGAVRGEINEVFAVTDDAHTDLWRVLINLDLIPALTASIPIDDPLPQKLVDPRSAPVTGTSDTMWLRILDVPAALGSRQYGADLDAVIEVTDEFRGHGGVFDISVREGGAIVAPAAENTTPTVSLDTSVLSSIYLGGVAPSRFAAAGRLRVDSPTTLRALDHAFLTDRAPFSGTFF, encoded by the coding sequence ATGTCACGTCTGTCCCTGTCGCGCGCGACCGATGCCGACTGGGACGACATCATCAACACCGACGCCCGTGCCTTTGCCATGCGCAACCCGCTGCCCGACGACGAGCGCGTCGACCTTCGCGGCAAGGTCGCCGACGACGACGTCGTACTCGTGCGCGACACCGGCCTGGACGGCCATCCCCTGGTGGGGGTGTCGATGTTCTACCGGATGTCGATGTCGCTGCCCGGGACGGGCGTCGCCGACGCGGCCGGGCTGTCGTGGGTGTCGGTGGCCTCGACGCATCGTCGACGCGGCATCCTGCGTCGGATGCTCACCACGCTCTTCGAGCAGTGGGAGTCCGAGGACTACACGTTCGCGATCCTCACCGCCAGCGAGGGCACGATCTACGAGCGCTTCGGTTTCGGTCCCGCGTGCTTCGCGAACGACATCTCGATCACGTCGGGTCAGGCGGCGATGCGGCAGGCGCAACCCGAGGGTGCGACCGTGCGCTACGCCGACGCCGACGCGGTCGCGGAGGCGATCCCCGATCTCCACGCCCGCTGGACGCTGACCACACCGGGTGCGCTCACGCGTACACCCGCGTGGTGGAAGCCCATCCTGGCCGACCGGAGGTCCGAACGCCCGCTCTCGGCGAGTGGACTGCACTACCTGCTCCACGCCGACGGCTACGCGAGCTACCGCATCCACAAGGACACCACGGGCGCGGTGCGCGGCGAGATCAACGAGGTCTTCGCCGTCACCGACGACGCCCACACCGACCTGTGGCGTGTGCTGATCAACCTCGACCTGATCCCGGCACTCACCGCGAGCATTCCCATCGACGACCCGCTCCCGCAGAAGCTCGTCGATCCGCGGTCGGCGCCGGTGACCGGGACGTCGGACACCATGTGGCTGCGGATTCTCGACGTCCCGGCGGCCCTCGGCAGCCGGCAGTACGGCGCAGACCTCGATGCGGTGATCGAGGTCACCGACGAGTTCCGCGGCCACGGAGGGGTTTTCGACATCTCGGTCCGCGAGGGCGGCGCCATCGTCGCTCCCGCGGCCGAAAACACAACGCCGACGGTGTCTCTGGACACCTCGGTACTGTCGAGCATCTACCTCGGCGGTGTCGCTCCGTCACGATTCGCGGCTGCCGGGCGGCTCCGCGTCGACTCCCCGACGACGCTTCGAGCGCTTGACCACGCGTTCCTGACCGATCGTGCACCGTTCTCCGGCACGTTCTTCTAG
- a CDS encoding ABC transporter ATP-binding protein yields MPASSGSLVIEAAGLRKRFGSFTALDGLDLQVNSGEVAGFLGPNGSGKSTTIRILLGMYRHDGGRAEVFGLDPATDSVPIHRRLAYVPGDVNLWPQLSGGECIDLLLSLREVTRPGATRKNELIERFELDPTKKASTYSKGNRQKIALIAALATDTELLILDEPTSGLDPLMTNEFGACVRERAAEGTAVLMSSHILSEVEELCETVTIIRAGVTVQTGTLAELRHLRRSRVTVTAAGVLDDLATIPGVYDFDAEGTSATFTVDDAGLAAVTRALAATEVRALSVEPPGLEELFLHAYSDAGGR; encoded by the coding sequence ATGCCCGCCAGTTCTGGTTCGCTCGTCATCGAGGCCGCCGGCCTGCGCAAGCGGTTCGGCTCGTTCACCGCCCTCGACGGACTCGACCTGCAGGTGAACAGCGGCGAGGTGGCGGGCTTCCTCGGGCCGAACGGGTCGGGCAAATCGACGACAATCCGCATCCTGCTGGGCATGTACCGCCACGACGGCGGTCGCGCCGAGGTGTTCGGTCTGGACCCCGCAACCGATTCGGTCCCGATACACCGCAGGCTCGCCTACGTACCCGGCGATGTGAACCTGTGGCCGCAACTGTCCGGCGGCGAGTGCATCGACCTGCTGCTGTCGCTGCGGGAGGTCACCCGACCGGGGGCCACCCGCAAGAACGAGCTCATCGAACGCTTCGAACTCGATCCGACCAAGAAGGCGTCGACCTACTCCAAGGGCAACCGGCAGAAGATCGCGCTGATCGCCGCGCTGGCGACGGACACCGAACTGCTCATCCTCGACGAACCGACCTCGGGGCTGGACCCGTTGATGACCAACGAGTTCGGGGCCTGCGTACGCGAACGGGCAGCCGAGGGCACCGCCGTCCTGATGTCGAGCCACATCCTCTCCGAGGTCGAGGAACTGTGCGAGACGGTGACCATCATCCGCGCGGGAGTCACCGTGCAAACCGGAACGCTCGCCGAACTCCGGCACCTACGGCGGTCCCGGGTCACTGTGACCGCGGCCGGCGTCCTGGACGACCTCGCGACCATCCCCGGCGTGTACGACTTCGACGCCGAGGGCACCTCGGCCACCTTCACCGTCGACGACGCCGGGCTCGCGGCGGTGACGCGTGCTCTTGCCGCGACCGAGGTCCGGGCGCTGTCCGTCGAACCGCCCGGTCTGGAAGAGCTCTTCCTGCATGCCTATTCCGACGCCGGTGGCCGATGA
- a CDS encoding alpha/beta hydrolase, whose protein sequence is MACAPGWSARRRVVAMGVAVICALSAGMIGAGPGHAAAPGELRSDAGCEWRTPEERAQRLQTCTFESESLGRKATVQVRASDKKPGQTERGIYFLDGLGSNPDFSTWTLPEAGTTAAYSSGYTLVLPAGGAGEWMTDWKKAPTGKSVAPQWSRFIGKELPAYLKRNFGVDPTKNAIVGVSMSAGPAVILALDHPEVFKVARSYSGYYPTDNPVGWLAIPAIQKERADIENGRTAMWGDPEAPGNAWAHHDVMSRIGEVKETKQKIIVSTGNGIPTNHELREANKVLEKELAADPNAGPALLQKAATALALGVVLESGALVSTGALQATAAQLGLPISFGYRNGGHNWFAWAADASDDARVVERALEAS, encoded by the coding sequence ATGGCATGTGCTCCCGGCTGGTCGGCGCGTCGTCGCGTCGTGGCGATGGGCGTGGCGGTGATCTGCGCGCTGTCTGCGGGGATGATCGGGGCAGGGCCCGGCCACGCGGCAGCTCCCGGCGAACTGCGATCGGATGCGGGATGCGAATGGCGCACGCCCGAAGAGCGTGCCCAGCGCCTCCAGACGTGCACCTTCGAATCGGAGTCCTTGGGGCGCAAGGCGACCGTGCAGGTCCGTGCGTCGGACAAGAAGCCCGGCCAGACCGAGCGCGGCATCTACTTCCTCGACGGGCTCGGGTCCAACCCCGACTTCAGCACGTGGACGCTGCCCGAGGCGGGTACCACCGCCGCCTACAGCTCCGGCTACACCCTGGTGCTTCCGGCCGGAGGTGCCGGCGAGTGGATGACCGACTGGAAGAAGGCCCCGACCGGCAAATCCGTGGCGCCGCAATGGAGCCGGTTCATCGGTAAGGAATTGCCGGCTTACCTGAAGCGCAACTTCGGGGTGGATCCCACGAAGAATGCGATTGTCGGAGTGTCGATGTCGGCGGGACCCGCGGTGATTCTCGCGCTCGACCACCCCGAGGTGTTCAAGGTCGCACGCTCCTATTCGGGGTATTACCCGACGGACAATCCGGTGGGATGGCTGGCGATTCCGGCCATTCAGAAGGAACGCGCCGACATCGAGAACGGCCGGACCGCCATGTGGGGCGACCCCGAGGCTCCGGGCAATGCGTGGGCGCACCACGACGTGATGTCGCGGATCGGTGAGGTCAAAGAGACCAAGCAGAAGATCATCGTGTCCACCGGGAACGGCATCCCCACCAACCATGAACTGCGCGAGGCGAACAAAGTCCTCGAGAAGGAACTCGCCGCCGATCCGAACGCGGGGCCCGCGCTCCTGCAGAAGGCGGCGACCGCACTCGCACTCGGAGTCGTGCTCGAGTCCGGTGCCCTGGTGTCGACGGGCGCTCTGCAGGCGACGGCGGCACAGCTCGGCCTGCCCATCTCCTTCGGTTACCGCAACGGCGGCCACAACTGGTTTGCGTGGGCGGCAGACGCCTCGGACGACGCGCGCGTGGTCGAGCGGGCGCTCGAGGCGAGCTAG
- a CDS encoding DUF6928 family protein, protein MPSARAATVWFIDTDDPAAVLRSGPHNDSQHAQQVASTIYGDSVLVPMVDTDLATAAAARDNHVYAGFYGPLAVVSCSLFETARPSTLTRTLSSIRPSATTTLLYTEPDTSLGVFARWEAGTLRRSFAADPVTIHEDHGLPFTFEKPFWGGEFPLNHAEGVPTEPMSLPFHPAQLAEEANRSWLGFRYTHPLAPSDLDPARITITCFSIRPAEYEPTAADFQNYRAATAARTGRRDAPPEVTVRKRGRIREYFGF, encoded by the coding sequence GTGCCCTCGGCGCGCGCGGCCACCGTGTGGTTCATCGACACCGACGACCCGGCAGCGGTCCTCCGATCCGGGCCGCACAACGACTCCCAACACGCCCAGCAGGTGGCATCAACCATCTACGGCGACAGTGTTCTGGTCCCGATGGTCGACACCGATCTCGCGACCGCTGCAGCCGCCCGTGACAACCACGTCTACGCGGGGTTCTACGGTCCGCTGGCCGTCGTGTCCTGCTCACTGTTCGAGACCGCCAGGCCGTCGACGCTGACCAGGACGCTGTCGTCGATACGTCCGAGTGCCACCACGACTCTGCTGTACACCGAGCCGGACACCTCGCTGGGCGTCTTCGCCCGCTGGGAGGCGGGCACCCTTCGGCGCTCGTTCGCCGCCGACCCCGTGACCATCCACGAGGACCACGGCCTGCCGTTCACGTTCGAGAAGCCGTTCTGGGGCGGTGAATTCCCGCTGAACCACGCCGAGGGCGTCCCGACCGAACCGATGTCCCTTCCGTTCCACCCGGCGCAGCTGGCCGAGGAGGCCAACCGCAGCTGGCTCGGATTCCGCTACACCCATCCGTTGGCGCCGTCGGACCTCGATCCGGCACGGATCACCATCACCTGCTTCTCCATCCGCCCGGCCGAGTACGAGCCGACCGCAGCCGACTTCCAGAACTATCGCGCGGCCACCGCGGCCCGCACCGGGCGACGAGACGCGCCGCCCGAGGTCACTGTTCGTAAGCGCGGTCGTATCCGGGAGTACTTCGGGTTCTGA
- a CDS encoding TrmH family RNA methyltransferase produces MPGLAVDVIDIDEPADPRVDDFRDLNSVDRRPDLPVLPGGRPGRGLVIAEGVLVAQRMIASRFPTHAFLGVAKRLDELAADLADPSLAGVPFFRTSAEVMAEIVGFHLNRGVLAVSRRPATLSVPEVLENARTVAILEGVNDHENIGSVFRNAAGLGVDAVLFGQGCADPLYRRCVRVSMGHALLVPFARFDEWPRGLDVVRAEGFRLVSMTPDPDAVPLAEAVDAEKVGFLVGAEGPGLTASAMASTDVKARIPMSRGTDSLNVATAAAVAFYERVRSGTMGE; encoded by the coding sequence GTGCCCGGGCTCGCAGTGGACGTGATCGACATCGACGAGCCGGCGGATCCGCGGGTCGACGACTTCCGCGACCTCAACTCGGTCGACCGCAGGCCCGACCTCCCCGTGCTGCCCGGCGGCAGGCCCGGCCGCGGACTGGTCATCGCCGAAGGCGTGCTGGTCGCGCAACGCATGATCGCCTCCCGATTTCCCACACACGCGTTCCTCGGTGTCGCCAAGCGGCTCGACGAACTCGCCGCCGATCTGGCTGATCCGTCGTTGGCCGGCGTCCCGTTCTTCCGCACCTCCGCCGAGGTGATGGCGGAGATCGTCGGCTTCCACCTCAACCGCGGTGTGCTCGCCGTGTCGCGCCGGCCGGCGACGCTGTCGGTGCCCGAGGTGCTCGAGAACGCGCGGACCGTCGCGATCCTCGAAGGGGTCAACGACCACGAGAACATCGGCTCGGTCTTCCGCAATGCCGCGGGTCTCGGCGTCGACGCGGTGCTCTTCGGCCAGGGCTGCGCCGACCCGCTGTACCGACGCTGCGTCCGCGTCTCGATGGGGCACGCCCTGCTGGTGCCGTTCGCCAGGTTCGACGAGTGGCCGCGCGGACTGGACGTCGTGCGCGCCGAGGGTTTCCGCCTGGTCTCGATGACCCCCGATCCCGATGCCGTTCCGCTCGCCGAGGCGGTCGACGCGGAGAAGGTCGGATTCCTCGTCGGCGCCGAGGGGCCGGGGCTCACCGCCTCGGCGATGGCGTCGACCGACGTCAAGGCGCGGATCCCGATGAGCCGGGGCACCGACTCGCTCAACGTCGCGACCGCGGCGGCCGTCGCGTTCTATGAACGCGTGCGGTCGGGCACGATGGGGGAGTGA
- the serC gene encoding phosphoserine transaminase, producing the protein MSEAATAPITLPADLLPSDGRFGCGPSKVRPEQLQSLVDTGASVFGTSHRQAPVKNVVGSIREGLGELFSLPEGYEVVLSNGGTTAFWDAAAFGLIKQRSLHLTYGEFSSKFATVAKKAPFLDNPAVISTDPGTAPDPAALTADDFGGVDLIGWAHNETSTGVAVPVVRPAGSDDALVAIDATSAAGGLPVNIADADVYYFAPQKCFASDGGLWVALMSPRALARVAEIAATDRWCPEFLSLPTAVDNSSKNQTYNTPAVASLLLFANQIEWMNTNGGLDWCVSRTADSSSRLYQWAEASSFATPFVADPAHRSQVVGTIDFNDDIDAAAVAKILRANGVVDTEPYRKLGRNQLRVGMFPAIEPEDVTKLTQCIDHIVERL; encoded by the coding sequence ATGAGCGAAGCCGCGACTGCACCGATCACCCTGCCCGCCGACCTGCTTCCGTCGGACGGCCGCTTCGGCTGCGGGCCGTCGAAGGTTCGCCCCGAACAGCTGCAGTCCCTCGTCGACACCGGCGCGTCGGTGTTCGGCACCAGCCACCGCCAGGCCCCGGTCAAGAACGTGGTGGGTTCGATCCGGGAGGGCCTCGGCGAACTGTTCTCGCTACCCGAGGGCTATGAGGTGGTCCTCTCCAACGGCGGGACCACCGCGTTCTGGGATGCCGCCGCGTTCGGCCTGATCAAGCAGCGTTCGCTGCACCTCACCTACGGTGAGTTCTCGTCGAAGTTCGCGACCGTCGCCAAGAAGGCGCCGTTCCTGGACAACCCGGCGGTCATCTCCACCGACCCCGGCACCGCTCCCGACCCGGCCGCGCTGACCGCCGACGACTTCGGCGGCGTCGACCTCATCGGCTGGGCGCACAACGAGACCTCGACCGGTGTCGCGGTACCGGTCGTGCGGCCCGCCGGTTCCGACGACGCTCTCGTCGCCATCGACGCCACCTCCGCGGCAGGCGGCCTGCCGGTGAACATCGCCGACGCCGACGTCTACTACTTCGCGCCGCAGAAGTGCTTCGCGTCCGACGGTGGCCTGTGGGTCGCACTGATGAGCCCGCGCGCACTCGCCCGCGTCGCCGAGATCGCCGCGACCGACCGCTGGTGCCCGGAGTTCCTGTCACTGCCGACCGCCGTCGACAACAGCTCCAAGAACCAGACCTACAACACCCCGGCAGTCGCATCGCTGCTGCTGTTCGCCAACCAGATCGAGTGGATGAACACCAACGGCGGCCTGGACTGGTGCGTCTCGCGCACCGCGGACTCCAGCTCACGGCTGTACCAGTGGGCCGAGGCCAGCTCGTTCGCCACCCCGTTCGTCGCCGATCCCGCCCACCGCAGCCAGGTGGTCGGCACCATCGACTTCAACGACGACATCGACGCTGCGGCGGTCGCGAAGATCCTGCGCGCCAACGGCGTTGTCGACACCGAGCCGTACCGCAAGCTGGGCCGCAACCAGCTTCGTGTCGGCATGTTCCCGGCCATCGAGCCCGAGGACGTCACCAAGCTGACACAGTGCATCGACCACATCGTCGAGCGTCTGTAG
- the sepH gene encoding septation protein SepH produces the protein MRELRVVGVETDGSHLVCQDPQSGEKFRIASDERLRAATRGDISRLGQIEIEMESTLRPREIQARIRAGATVAEVAAAAGVGMDKIERFAHPVLLERTRAAELAGAAHPIRHDGPAVATLVESVNEGLIAYGHNPNDADWDAWKGDDGYWVVQVAWSVGRTDNLAHWRYQPGSHGGSVDPLDDLADELTHPETIAPRRRLTPVAAPEVAVAVDTTSDGLEEVTMDANTLIGAQRARHDRRPDDDGAVPLDFGFDDEEQPAELPGGSAVAPTPAPEAGGDNADSGAKKPAAAPTEQSAGADRPRRKKTRKPTVPAWEDVLLGVRSNGNT, from the coding sequence ATGCGTGAGCTCCGCGTCGTCGGAGTGGAAACCGATGGTTCCCACCTCGTCTGCCAGGACCCTCAGTCGGGTGAGAAATTCCGGATCGCCTCCGACGAACGCCTACGCGCCGCGACCCGCGGCGACATCTCACGACTGGGACAGATCGAGATCGAGATGGAAAGCACATTGAGGCCACGTGAGATCCAGGCACGTATCCGTGCCGGTGCGACGGTCGCCGAGGTGGCCGCCGCAGCCGGTGTCGGCATGGACAAGATCGAACGCTTCGCCCACCCGGTACTGCTCGAGCGCACCCGCGCCGCCGAACTCGCCGGTGCGGCCCACCCGATCCGGCACGACGGACCGGCGGTCGCGACACTGGTCGAGTCGGTGAACGAGGGCCTGATCGCTTACGGGCACAATCCGAACGACGCCGACTGGGATGCCTGGAAGGGCGACGACGGATATTGGGTGGTGCAGGTGGCGTGGAGCGTCGGCCGCACCGACAACCTCGCGCACTGGCGATACCAGCCCGGCTCGCACGGTGGCAGCGTCGACCCCCTCGACGACCTCGCCGACGAACTGACCCACCCCGAGACGATCGCGCCGCGCCGTCGGCTCACCCCCGTCGCCGCGCCCGAGGTCGCCGTCGCCGTGGACACCACCTCGGACGGACTCGAAGAGGTGACGATGGACGCGAACACGCTCATCGGCGCCCAGCGCGCGCGTCACGATCGTCGCCCGGACGACGACGGGGCCGTGCCCCTCGACTTCGGGTTCGACGACGAGGAGCAGCCGGCGGAACTGCCGGGTGGGTCCGCGGTGGCACCGACGCCGGCTCCCGAGGCCGGCGGGGACAACGCCGATTCCGGGGCGAAGAAACCCGCCGCGGCGCCCACCGAACAATCCGCGGGTGCCGACCGGCCGCGTCGGAAGAAGACCCGCAAGCCCACGGTCCCCGCCTGGGAGGATGTCCTGCTCGGCGTACGTAGCAACGGGAACACCTGA
- a CDS encoding MarR family winged helix-turn-helix transcriptional regulator: MHSPSGDGTLSGDLSLAVVRLARRLRGRRENKLVSLTQLSALNTLHHEGPMTPGALAAAERVRPPSMTRVIASLSDLGMIKREPHPTDGRQAIVTLSAEGVDVVADELAARKAWLSDRLAELSADERDVLREAVLIVNRILGQADTDLARSKVV; this comes from the coding sequence ATGCATTCACCATCAGGTGACGGAACTCTGTCCGGCGATCTGTCTCTCGCCGTTGTTCGCCTCGCGCGGCGCCTGAGGGGCCGACGAGAGAACAAACTGGTTTCCCTCACCCAACTGTCAGCACTGAACACGTTGCACCACGAGGGGCCGATGACGCCCGGTGCGCTCGCCGCTGCCGAGCGGGTGCGTCCACCGTCGATGACCCGCGTGATCGCCTCACTGTCCGACCTGGGGATGATCAAACGCGAACCTCATCCGACGGATGGTCGCCAGGCGATCGTGACGCTGTCGGCCGAGGGCGTCGACGTCGTCGCCGACGAACTGGCGGCGCGCAAGGCATGGCTCAGCGATCGCCTGGCCGAGCTGTCCGCCGACGAGCGCGACGTCCTGCGAGAGGCGGTGCTCATCGTCAACAGGATTCTCGGGCAGGCCGACACCGACCTAGCCAGGTCGAAAGTCGTCTGA
- a CDS encoding DUF2530 domain-containing protein produces MPVTLDVPELPRALRAPEPVIAFGMVAWAVATVLVGVTDLGGDRAFQVCLVGLAVGLLGTTIVLVQRAGVRRGDRGAQEGLD; encoded by the coding sequence ATGCCGGTCACACTCGACGTCCCCGAACTCCCCCGCGCGCTGCGCGCCCCCGAACCGGTGATCGCGTTCGGGATGGTCGCGTGGGCAGTCGCCACGGTGCTCGTCGGCGTCACCGATCTGGGTGGTGACCGGGCATTTCAGGTCTGTCTGGTCGGGCTGGCGGTCGGCCTGCTGGGGACGACGATCGTGCTGGTTCAGCGCGCCGGGGTCCGACGCGGCGACCGCGGGGCGCAGGAGGGTCTGGACTGA
- a CDS encoding NCS2 family permease: MDRFFKISERGSTLNREFRGGLVTFFTMAYIVVLNPIIIGGIPGGDKNTDVLGNVLPLAQVAAVTALVAGVMSILFGLVANYPFAIAAGLGINSLLAVSIAPEVTWPEAMGLVVVDGIIIVLLAITGFRTAVFNAVPAELKAAIAAGIGLFIAFIGFVDAGFVKRIPDAAGTTVPVQLGIDNSISTIPTLIFAVGVLLMGVLVVRKVPGGLLIGIAITTVLSIVLERIFDYGSSMDDPSGWGLTVPDIPSALGGLPDLSLVGEVDLFGAFTRIGVLAASVLVFALVLSNFFDAMGTMTGLGKEAALADEKGNLPGIGRALVVEGTGAIAGGVGSASSNTVFVESASGIAEGARTGLANVVTGVLFLIAMFLTPIYEVIPLEAVAPALVVVGAMMIGQLRAVDLTRFEYALPAFLTVVSMPFTYSIANGIGIGFISWVIMASAAGKARTVHPLLWLVAAIFVAYFARGPISDLIG; this comes from the coding sequence GTGGACCGGTTCTTCAAGATCTCCGAGCGGGGTTCGACGCTGAACCGCGAGTTCCGCGGCGGCCTGGTCACCTTCTTCACGATGGCCTACATCGTGGTGCTCAACCCGATCATCATCGGCGGTATCCCCGGGGGCGACAAGAACACCGACGTCCTCGGCAACGTGTTGCCGCTGGCGCAGGTCGCGGCGGTCACCGCGCTGGTCGCAGGCGTGATGTCGATCCTGTTCGGCCTGGTCGCCAACTATCCGTTCGCGATCGCCGCGGGCCTCGGCATCAACAGCCTGCTGGCGGTGTCGATCGCGCCGGAGGTGACCTGGCCCGAGGCGATGGGCCTGGTCGTGGTCGACGGCATCATCATCGTGCTGCTGGCGATCACCGGCTTCCGGACCGCGGTGTTCAACGCGGTGCCCGCCGAACTCAAGGCCGCGATCGCGGCCGGCATCGGACTGTTCATCGCGTTCATCGGCTTCGTCGACGCAGGCTTCGTCAAGCGCATCCCCGATGCCGCAGGCACCACGGTCCCGGTCCAGTTGGGCATCGACAACTCGATCTCCACGATTCCCACCCTGATCTTCGCCGTCGGTGTGCTGCTGATGGGCGTGCTGGTGGTCCGGAAGGTGCCCGGCGGGCTGCTGATCGGCATCGCGATCACCACCGTGCTGTCCATCGTGCTCGAGCGGATCTTCGACTACGGCTCGAGCATGGACGACCCCTCGGGTTGGGGTCTCACGGTGCCCGACATCCCCAGTGCGCTCGGCGGGCTGCCCGATCTGAGCCTCGTCGGCGAGGTCGACCTCTTCGGTGCCTTCACCCGGATCGGTGTGCTGGCGGCGTCGGTGCTGGTCTTCGCGCTGGTGCTGTCGAACTTCTTCGACGCCATGGGCACGATGACCGGTCTCGGCAAGGAGGCCGCGCTCGCCGACGAGAAGGGCAACCTGCCCGGTATCGGACGCGCGCTGGTGGTCGAGGGGACCGGCGCCATCGCCGGCGGCGTCGGCTCGGCGTCGTCGAACACCGTCTTCGTCGAATCGGCGTCCGGTATCGCCGAAGGTGCGCGCACCGGCCTGGCCAACGTCGTGACCGGCGTGCTGTTCCTGATCGCGATGTTCCTGACGCCGATCTACGAGGTCATCCCGCTCGAGGCCGTCGCGCCGGCGCTGGTGGTGGTGGGTGCCATGATGATCGGACAGCTCAGGGCGGTCGATCTCACCCGCTTCGAGTACGCGCTGCCTGCGTTCTTGACCGTCGTGTCGATGCCGTTCACGTACTCGATCGCCAACGGCATCGGCATCGGGTTCATCAGCTGGGTGATCATGGCGTCCGCGGCGGGCAAGGCGCGAACGGTGCATCCGCTCCTGTGGCTGGTGGCGGCCATCTTCGTCGCCTACTTCGCGCGCGGACCCATCTCCGACCTCATCGGTTAA
- a CDS encoding DUF2537 domain-containing protein: MTAPEPLRDEPAGTEPTPWALGIIVTAVCALFAAFVLVGVYFLIGGILRFLGIAAVVVVAGGLGWTLWEFRARPVWRWVVWGLLIGFLAGIASSTALLVMGR; this comes from the coding sequence GTGACCGCCCCAGAACCGCTGCGCGACGAGCCCGCCGGGACCGAACCCACTCCGTGGGCACTCGGAATCATCGTCACCGCGGTGTGTGCTCTGTTCGCCGCTTTCGTACTGGTCGGCGTGTACTTCCTGATCGGCGGAATCCTACGTTTCCTGGGAATCGCCGCGGTGGTCGTCGTCGCCGGGGGCCTCGGCTGGACCCTCTGGGAGTTCCGCGCCCGGCCCGTCTGGCGCTGGGTCGTGTGGGGCCTGCTGATCGGATTCCTCGCCGGCATCGCGTCGTCGACCGCGTTGCTGGTGATGGGACGCTGA